The Armatimonadota bacterium nucleotide sequence TGATGACCCTTCGGGTGTGGTCGACCAGAAGAATCCGCCATGCCTGGAGTCCCAGAGCTTGTCAACCAGGAACCCAACACCGTGTCGGGCCCAATCTTTGAATTCGGTCCGATCGGGCCTATGCCTATAGGCCCGGGCGGCGGTCCAGGTCATCCTCGCCTGAAAGACCACTCCTCGCTCATCGCCTGGGAGCCGGGACCAGTCCTCAGCGAGGTTCTGGTGAAAGCCTCCCTCTTCGGAGACGCAGGCGGGAAACCAGCGATCAAGGAAGTGGGTGAAAAGGTGGCGCTCGATGTCCTGGGCGAGCAAGGTTGGGTCCAAGCCGGGCGAAGCAGTTGTGGCCATTGGTCAGGTTCATTGTGAACCAGAACCAGCAGGCCTGGCGGGCCAAATGGGGCTCATAACAACCAAAAGAAGTATACGATGGCGGTCAAGAGGAACCCGAGGCTCGAAAACAGGAAGATCCTCTGCCTTCCATAGACCCCTCCGACGACGCAAATGAGGGCACCCATGACCACCTCGGGCCAGTCCACTCCCGCGCGGGAATGCGCGGACCCGGAGATCGGCAAGACGAAGCAGATGAGGCCCAGCACCAGGAGGAAGCCGAGCAGCCTGCGTGTCCCCGGCTCCTCGCTTTCATGCGAGCGCCAAAGTCCAACAGCCAGCCCAGCCAGGATGATCCATTCCATGCAGAACCGAACGTCGACCTCGTGTCCTGGCGGCCATTTGGATTGCATGGTGACGGGAGAGAGCAAGAACGAAGCGAGGGCAATGCAGAACAGGAACACGATCGCGAGCAGGTCAAGCCACGGAAGGGGTTTGTGCGTCCCAGATGTTGTGATCGTCACCAATCTTGAGTGTAACACCAGACTTTTCCTGAGCCAAAACAGGTACGGGGTCTGGGCGCCAGCCGTGGTACAATGCCTCATCCAAACGCGTGCTTCAAAGGCGCAGCGCCGGTTGGTAGCTTTGATCCCGCACCGGCCCGAAAACTGACTCTGACCCCAACGCAATGCCTTGTAGCCGCAGGCTTCAGCCTGCGCACCATAGAGGTTTGCGTACGGTGCCGGAGCAGCGCAGGCTAAAGCCTGCGGCTACAAGAGGAGCCGGTCGGCCGAAAAGGGGAAGAAGTGGCCCAACAAGCTGAGTTTAACCTGATGCACGCGCCCGCGGACTTGGAACATCTGTATCGCCAGATGCTCTACATCCGCCATTTCGAAGAGAAGACCCTCGTGGCCTTTCGGCAAGGCAAGGCCGGCGGGTACCTCCACGTTTACAGCGGGATGGAAGCCCTTTGTTGCGGCTGGCTGAACGTGATCCGCCAAGGCTACGACTACGTGATCACCGCCTATCGCGACCATGGCCATGCCATCGTGCTGGGCACCGATCCGGTCGCCGTGATGGCCGAAATCATGGGCCGAAAAGGTGGCACGAGCGCCGGCAAGGGCGGGTCGATGCACCTCTACGATATCAAACGCGGCTTCTTCGGCGGCTGGGGCATCGTCGGTGGGCACAACGCATTGGGAGCGGGTCTTGCCCTGGCAGCCAAGTATCGCGGAGAGGACCGGGTGACGCTTTGCTATCTGGGAGATGGCGCATCCAACGCGGGTGTGTTCTTCGAGACCCTGAACATGGCGGCGCTTTGGCAGCTGCCCATCGTGTTCATCATCGAGAACAACTTTTACGCCATGGGCACGGCGCTGGAGCGCCACGCCGCCGATCCCGATCTCTCCAAGCGCGGCATCCCATTCGGTATTCCTCATGAGAGGCTGGACAGCCAAGACCTCCTACAGGTGATGAAGGACGCCGAGAGGATCGTCGAGCACGTTCGCACAAAGGGCGGCCCCTACCTGGTGGAGGCGCTCTGCTACCGGTTCGAGGGCCACGGCGCTGCGGACCACGACCGCGGGCTCTACCGCTCGAAAGAGGAAGAGCAGGAGTGGCTGAAACGCGACCCCATCAAGCTCCTCGAGAAGCATTTCGAAGAGAACAACCTGATGACCCGAGAGAAAATGGAGGCCATCGACGAGGAGATGCGCGACGCCGCCGAGCGCGTGTACGCAGAAGCTGACGCGATGCCGCATCCGGACCCAGCAGAGGTCTACGACAACGTGTATTCGGATATGGGGCCAGAGGTGGGGCACTAATGTCAACTGCCACACTAACCTACCGGGACGCCGTGCGCCAAGCCCTGATCGAAGAGATGGACCGCGATCCGAGCGTCTTCGTCATGGGCGAGGATATCGGCAAGTACAAGGGCACGTTCCGCGTGACCGACGGCCTCTATGAGAAGTACTGCCAGACGCCAAAGGACTGGCTTCGCGAGCCATTTCACCCCGAGCTGAACGACGGCATCGGCAGGCGAATCATCGACACGCCGATCGTAGAGCCCGGCATCGTTGGCCTGGCCAACGGAGCGGCGATGGCGGGCCTTCGACCCGTGGTCGAGATGATGACCATGTCGTTCTCAATCCTCGCGCTCGATCAGATCATCAACCACGCAGCGAAGATCCATTACATGACCAACGGTGAGATCTCGTGCCCGATCGTGGTGCGCGGTCCCGGCGGCGCGGCAAACCAGCTCAGCGCGCAGCACAGCCACTCGATCGAAGGGTGGTACGCCCACGTCCCCGGCCTAAAGGTCGTCGCGCCCGCCTTTCCTGCCGACGCCAAGGGCATGCTGAAGGCGGCGATCCGCGACGATAACCCGGTCATCTTCACCGAAAACCCCGGCCTCTACGGCATCAAGGGCGAGGTGAGCGACGATCCGAACACCCTCCTCGAGTTCGGCAAGGCGAACGTGGTGAGAGTGGGAAAAGACATCACGCTGGTGGCCTACAGCCGAATGGTTCACACGTGCCTCAAGGCTGCCGAAACTCTGGCCTCCGACGGCATCGACGCCGAGGTGGTGGATGTGCGCTCGCTGCTCCCGCTGGACACCGAGAGGATCTTTGCCTCCGTGCGCAAGACCCACCGTGCGGTGGTGGTCTATGAGGACTGGAAGAGCGGCGGCTTTGGCGCCGAGATCGCGGCCAGGATCGGCGAGCACTGCTTCGACGATTTGGATGCTCCAGTCTCGCGCGTGGGTGGTTTGAACGTCCCCATGCCCTATTCCAGAGTTCTGGAGCTCGAGTGCATCCCCAACGAGGGGAATGTGGTCGAGGCCGTCCGGAAGCTGGGGTAGCGGACAGCGGTCCGATGCTCACGATTTGGTGGTTGAGGTAGATCGCTGGGAAACGGGGCGGTTCCCCGTTCGCGTATCAAGGAACATGGCTGCTGTCCCTTCACGACGCTCTGTCCTTGTCACCGCATCTCTCGCGGCACTGTCTCCGAAGCTCTTGGGCCAGCAGTCAGGGGCCAAACAAGCTTCACCCGTTGAAGCCGCCTTTGTACGCGACTACCCCGAGCCTGGGTTCAAACCCTCTTGGAAGACTCCTCAGCTCAACCGGTCCTTGTTGCAGGACTTCGTGATCTATGCTCACTCCGATCTGGACATGACGCGAAAACTTCTGGATCGTGAGCCCGCATTGCTCAACGGCATGATGGATTGGGGGAGCGGCGACTGGGAGTCGGCCCTCGGCGGGGCATCTCACATGGGCAGGCACGACATCGTCGATTTCCTGCTTGAGCGCGGTGCTCGCATGGACATCTTCTGCGCCACCATGAAGGGCCAGCTCGAAGCGGTAAAAGCTTTCCTGACCCTTCAGCCGAAGCTTATCGACGCGCGCGGCCCCCATGGCTTCAACCTGCATTTCCACGCTCAGCTTGCCGGCAAAAGGGCCGACGAAATGGTCGCCTATCTGCAGTCGGTGAAGAAGATCGACCTCAAACCGAATCCGTTTCTGAAGGGTGGCGGGTAGCTCAGCCAAGGAGACCATCTCACACCGGTAGGATTCAAATCGGCAGCTTGCGTAGGCGCATTCTCTGGCTGCTCAGAGCGACGACAGCCCCTTCGTCGAGTTCTTTTTCAATGAGGGCCACCTGGTTTGCCAACAGAATGGCCAGGGGCTCGGGCTGCGTCGGGTAGTCACCAGTCAGATAGAGTACCGACGGTCCCGTCGCGCCACTCAAGGCGAGCATCTCGGGAAAGTCGCTATCGGCGGTGACGAGAACAGATCCACTTTCGAGCGCCGCCTGAACCACCTCACTGTCTGCCGACGCCTGTAGGCCCAGCGCTCGGACATGGGAAGCCTCGATGCCAAGTTCTTTGAGGCATGGCGCCAATCTCGCAGACAGGTTGTTGTCGATTAGGAACCGCACCGCTAGTTGACTTTGTAGCTTCGAGTTCGCGTTGCTTCCGACGCGAAACGAAGGGCTTCGGTGATGTCTTCGGCTTCAAGGTCTGGCCAATCCATAAGGATCTGCTCTCGGGTCCACCCGTCGGCAACCAGACGGACCAGTGTGGCAACCGGCATGCGGAGGTTACGGATGCAAGGCTCGCCCCCCATCTGCTCAGGATTCACTGTGATTCGTGCAAAGCCCACAGAAGGAGTATACAACGAACCCGACCATGGCCCATTTCGGATTCTCTGGACGCCGACCTCCGGCCCCTACGCCGTCTGCGCGACAGCCAGGTTCAGTTCCTCGATCATCGCCTTTCGCATGAGATACTTCTGCACCTTGCCGGTGACCGTCGTCGGGTAGGAATCCATGAACCGGATGTACCGTGGGATCTTGTAGTGGGCGATCTGCCCCTTACAGAAAGCTTGAATCTCCTCGGCAGTGGCTTCCTCACTGTGGTGCAGGATGATCCAAGCGCAGATCTCTTCGCCATACTTCTCATCCGGCACACCAAACACCTGGACGTCCTGGACTTTCGGGTGCCGATAGAGATACTCCTCGATCTCTCTGGGGTAGATGTTCTCGCCGCCGCGGATGACCATGTCCTTGATCCGGCCGACTATGTTGCCGTAGCCGTCTTCATCCAGCGTCGCCAGATCGCCGGTGTGCATCCAGTGGGCCCGGTCGATGACCTCGCGGGTCCGGTCCGGGTCGCCCCAATAGCCGAGCATCACGCTGTAGCCACGGGTCACGAGCTCGCCCGGTACGCCGGGCGGGACGATACGTCCCTCGTGGTCCACGATTTTCACCTCGATATGCGGATGCACGCGCCCGACCGTGGACACGCGCTTTTCGATGGAATCGTCCACCGCGCTCTGGAAGCTGGCAGGACTGGTCTCGGTCATGCCGTAGGCGATGGTGACCTGGCGCATGTTCATGCGGTCCACGACTTGCTTCATGACTTCGATGGGGCAAGGCGCGCCGGCCATGATGCCGGTCCTGAGGGAGGAGAGATCGAACTCGCTGAAGCGTGGTTGTTCGAGCTCGGCGATGAACATGGTCGGAACGCCGTGTAGCGCCGTGCAGCGCTCCTCCTGAACGGTTTCCAGCACGGCCAGCGGATCAAACGCCTCCGAGGGGTAGACCATCGTCGAACCGTGGGTGACGCAAGCCAGGTTCCCGAGCACCATCCCAAAGCAGTGGTAGAGCGGCACGGGGATGCAGATCTTGTCTTGTTCCGATAGCCGCATCGCCTCACCAACAAAGAAGCCGTTGTTCAGGATGTTGTGGTGGGTGAGGGTCGCTCCCTTGGGGGTGCCGGTGGTACCGCTGGTGAATTGGATGTTGATGGGGTCATCGAATTGAAGCTGGGTTTGAAGGCTTGCGAGCGCTTGACAATGGACGTCGGTGGCCAGCGGCGCTACATCTTGGAATCGCAGGACACCTGCTTCCGGGTCATCGCCGATGCAGATGACGACTTGCAGATTGGGGAGTTTCTCGCATCGGAGTTCTCCCGGAGCGCTGGTTTCAAGCTCTGGGGCAAGGGTGCGGACCATCCCCAGATAGTCGCTTGTCTTAAACCTGCGTGCGGTCACCAGGGCCTTGCACTCGACCGTGTTCAGGACGAACTCGAGCTCCGAGAGCCTATAGGCGGGATTGATGTTGACCAGGATGATCCCGGCCTTTGCTGTGGCGAACTGGGTCACCACCCATTCGGCGCAGTTGAGCGACCAGATGCCGAGGCGGTCGCCGGGCCTGAGCCCTAGGGCGAGCAAGCCTGCCGCGAAGGCGTCGACCTGCTTTTGTAGTTCAACGTAGGTCCATCGGATGCCTTGGTGGCGTATGACAAGCGCTTCGCGGTCCGGCCAGCGGGCGGCCGCTTGGTCGAAATGGATGCCGATGGTGTCGCCGATGAGGGGCACGGTTGAAGCTCCGTGCACGTAGCTTTGGGTCAATTTCTGCATTGCCGTCCCAGACAGCAGGGACCTATTTGCGGCCCCAGGGGGGTGAAGCACCCGGTTTCAAGGTACCTGGACTCCGAGGGAAGTGGGGGGGCTAGGGATGAATCGGTGAGTGGGGGTAAGGGAGAATTGGTTGGAGCGCGAGCGGGCGAATCGGGGAAAGGGTGGATGGGTGGATTGGAGAATGGGTGAAAGGCGGTGAGGGGGGCATCCATTGGGATGCGGCGGCCTGGCGCCGCTCAATCGCGGCCCGCTACTCCTTACCCTTCACCTCGATCTTGCTTTCGAACTTCGAGCTGTCCCCGGTCACCCCGTAGGCGACGCCTTCGGCTTTCATCTTGTCGAGCAAGGTGGGAACCGTGCCGCTCAAGAAGACCTTGCCCTCCCGAACATCGACGGCAACACCGCTGGCATTAAGCCCCGCAACCAATTTGAACCCGGCGGCCATTTTGGCCTTAAGGGCGGCGTCGCTCAGCGTGCCACCGGCCTCTTCCATGGCCTGGCGGCCCTTGGCGGCGGCTTCGTCGTAGGCGCGCTTTCCCATTTCGCTCATCGCTGCTGCGCCCTCTTTGGCCTTCTCGCCGACGATCGTCGCACCTACTTTCAGCTTGTCGCCGGCCTGCTCGGCGGCGCGTTTGGCGGCGACGGCGGCATCGCCGGTCTTTTGGCGGACCTCGTCATCGCTCATCGAGCAGCCAAGCGGGAGCAGGACGATCAACAAGAGAGCAGCCGAGCGGATCATATTCCTGGATACGGTTGAAGTCGCCCATCAGATGCGCCGCGGGTAGGGTCCGTTTCGAAGAGCGCAGCCCCTCCTTGTCGTAGGCTGACAACACTTCCGGCTCTTCTCTACACTTTTGTCGAGTATTGCTCTGAACCTGCGTGGGAAATTGAGTGGGCTCGAAGCGGCTCTGCGCGCTACTCCCTGTTTCGTGGGTGAGTAGTATCAAGTAAGGAGTTCCCCCGATGCTGGCGGCACGTCAGCGCAGACTGCACCCAACCAGCGAGCCGCATATCCGTGGGCGTGCAACGGCCCAGGGGTGGCTTCGTCCACTACTCGATGCCCGTCGGGGTGAAGTCCGCTCCTTGGAGACGCTTATCCATGTCCGTCATCGCCGAAGATAGACCCAAACACGCCAAACGAGCCACGCATTCGATCGCCATGATCGATGGCAATGAAGCCTGTGCGTATGTGGCGTATCGCCTGAACGAAGTCTGCTCAATCTTTCCCATCACGCCCGCTACCCCCATGGCCGAGCTGGCGGACCAGTGGTCCAGCGAGGGCCAGAAGAACCTATGGGGTTCTGTGGTGGACGTCATCGAGATGCAGAGCGAACTTGGCGCCGCAGGAACGCTGCACGGCGCTCTGCAATCCGGTGCATTGGGCACCAGCTTCACCTCCTCGCAGGGGCTGATGCTGATGATCCCGAACATGTTCAAAATCGCCGGCGAGCTCACACCGTGCGTGATCCACGTGGCGGCCAGGGCGATGGCGGCCAATGGCATCTCCATCTTCTGCGACCATCAGGACGTGATGGCGGTTCGGCAAACCGGCTTTGCCCAGCTTGCCTCCAGTTCGGTACAGGAGGCGCACGACTTCGCCTTGATCGCCCAGGCCGCAAGCCTTAAGGCGCGGATCCCGTTTCTCCACTTTCAAGATGGGTTCCGCACCTCGCACGAGGTGAACAAGATTGAGCTTCTTTCGGAGGACCAGATGCGCGCCTTGATCGACGAAGAGGCGATCCTCGCTCACCGGTTGAGGGCGATGAACCCCGACAATCCGGATATCCGAGGCACGGTGCAAAACAACGACATCTATTTCCAGGCGCGCGAGACCATCAATCCGTTCTATGCGAAGTGCCCGGAGATCGTGCAGGGCGTGATGGATCAGCTCGCCGCATTGACCGGGCGGGCCTACAGGCTGTTCGAGTACGCGGGCCACCCTGAGGCCGAGCGCGTGATCATATCGATGGGCTCGGGCGCAGAAACCGTACGCGAGACGGTCGAATACCTGGCAAAACAGGGCGAAAAGGTCGGAGCAATTCAGGTGCACCTCTTCCGGCCGTTCTCGGTCTCTCATTTCATTCAGGCTCTTCCCAAGACCGTCAGGGCCATCGCCGTGCTGGATCGCACCAAAGAGCCCGGTGCCTCCGGAGAGCCGCTGTATCAAGACGTCCTCACGGCGATTTTCGAAGACCTCGGACCTCGGACCTCGGACCTCAGACCTCGTATCATCGGCGGCCGCTACGGACTTGCCGGCAAGGAGTTTCACCCCGGAATGGTCAAGGCGGTTCTGGACGAACTGCTAAAGGACAAGCCCAAAAACCACTTCACCCTGGGCATCGAAGATGACGTGGCCCACACCAGCCTCAGTTACGACGATGGGTTCTCCGTGGAGTCTCCCAAGGTTCATCGGGCATTGTTCTACGGTCTTGGAGCGGATGGCACCGTGGGCGCCAACAAGAACACGATCAAGATCATCGGCGAAGACCCAGAGCGCTTTGCCCAGGCATACTTCGTTTACGACTCCAAGAAGTCGGGCTCGCAGACCGTGTCTCACCTGCGCTTCGGCCCGGAGCCGATCCATGCGACCTACCTCATCCGTGCGGCGCAATTCGTCGGCTGCCATTCGTTCGGCTTCATTCACCGCATGGACATCTTGGAGCGTGCGGCTCATGGCGCGACCCTTCTCCTGAACAGCCCCTACGGCCCAGATGAGGTCTGGGACTATCTGCCAAGACCGCTGCAACAGGGGATCCTCGACAAAGGGATCCAGCTCTATGTCATCGACGCCACAGCGGTTGCCCGCGAGACCGGCCTAGGCTCGCGCACCAACACGGTCCTACAGACCTGCTTCTTTGCCATCTCAGGGGTTCTCCCACGTGAGAAGGCCATCGCCAAGATCAAAAAGTCGATCAAGGACACGTACGGCAAGAAGGGCGGGGAAGTGGTGGAGATGAACTTCAAGGCCGTCGACACCACGCTCGAACGGCTTCACAAGGTCTCGATTCCCACCCAGGTCACCAGCAAGCGCGAACTCCTTGAGCCGGTTTCAGGCGATGCGCCCGAATTTGTGAGGTCGGTGACGGCCGCGATGGTGGCGGGGAAGGGGGATCTGCTTCCCGTCAGCAAACTCCCGATCGACGGGGCATATCCCAGCGGAACGACGAAATACGAGAAGCGCAATGTTGCCGATTTCGTGCCGATCTGGGATTCAGGGCTGTGCATTCAATGTGGCAACTGCAGTGTGGTGTGCCCGCACACCTGTATCCGTAGCAGGCTCTTTCACGAAAGCCGACTGGCCGAGGCGCCAAAGGGGTTCCAAAGCTCGACGATCGATGCCAAGGGCTTTCCGGAGACGCGCTACACGCTCCAGATTTATATGGAGGACTGCACGGGTTGCGGACTCTGCGTTGAGGCATGCCCGGCCGTGAACCTCTCGGACACCAGCAAGAAGGCGATCAACCTGGTGAAGAAAGAGGGCCAGGAGGTCGATAACCGCAAAGTCCTCGAGTTCTTCGAGACGCTTCCCGCCAACGACCGCGCGCGCGTGGATTTCTCGACGATCCGGGGTGCGCAATTCCTGGAGCCCTTGTTCGAGTTCTCGGGCGCCTGCGCAGGATGTGGCGAGACCCCCTATGTCCGGCTGCTCTCTCAGTTGTTCGGCGATCGCATGATGGTGGCCAATGCCAGCGGATGCTCTTCGGTGTTTGGCGGTTGCCTTCCGACCACCCCCTGGACCCGCAATCACGAAGGAAGGGGTCCGGCCTGGGCGAACTCACTCTTCGAAGATAACGCCGAATTTGGGCTCGGCATGCGCGTCGCCGCCGACCGGCACCTGGAGCAAGCGCACAGGCTGCTGCACGAGTTCGAGCGTGAGATTGGCGAAGTCTTGGTGGACGATCTGATCCACGGTCCCCAACGTATGGAGTCGGAGATCCGGCTTCAAAGAGCGCGTGTTGCCGAGCTAAAGGAGAAGTTGAATGAACTTCTTGATCCGACCCTCGCCCATCGCTCTTCGCCCTTCGCTGCGCCTGAGTCGGCTTCAAGACTGCGAACTCTGCTCGCCCTCGCCGACCACCTGGTTCGCCGTTCGGTCTGGATCGTTGGCGGCGACGGCTGGGCCTATGACATCGGCAGCGCAGGCGTGGATCACGTGCTCGCGGGGGGTCGGGATGTGAACCTCTTGATCCTCGATAACGAGGTGTACGCCAACACCGGAGGCCAGCAGAGCAAGGCGACCCCGATGGCCGCGGTGGCGAAGTTCGCCAATGCCGGCAAGCGCGCGCCGAAAAAGGACCTCGCGCTTCAGGCGATCGCCTATGGAAACGTGTACGTGGCCCGAATCGCGCTCGGGGCGAACCCGCAGCAGGCACTAACGGCGTTCCGTGAGGCGGAAGCCTATCCGGGGCCGTCGCTGATCATTGCCTATGCCCACTGTATCGCGCACGGCATCCCCATGCAGCAGGGCTTACAGCAGCAGAGCCGGGCGGTGCACTGCGGCTATTGGCCGCTGATCCGCTACAACCCGGAGGTCCGGGCATCGGGCGAGAACCCGTTCTTGCTGGACTCCGCGAGGCCGACGAAAAACCTGGAGGATTACACGGAGAACGAGCTTCGCTACAGGATGCTGAGGTACACGAACCCGGAGCACGCGGACAGCATCTTCGAAGCCGCCCGCGACCAAATCCAACGCCACTGGAAGCTCTACGAGCAAATGGCAGAAATGGGCTAGTTCCCGTTATTGCTACCCACTCCTGCCGCGGAGATCATGGCCCATGCGGCCTGATGGAGCTCCTGATAGGTGTCAGCGTCGTAGGCCACCGTGTAGCCGTTCACCCGTCGCACGCCGATCAGCCGCGCCGCTTGGTCGGCTTCTTCGGATCTATTGCATTCGAGTTCGACGGTCCCGGGCAGCTTGGGGAGCCAAGTTTTGAGCGACTTGGCTCGCAGGCAACCGTCCTTCGCAGCGGCCTCGATCAGGGGTAGGGACTCGCAGGGCTCCAGACACAAGCCGCTGTAACGGCCGATGCCATGCTTCACCACTGCCGTGGCTACGCCAGGAAGCAGAGCAGCGGCCTCGTCGCAGCCGGCTTGATCGCTGCTCACGCAGACGATCGGTACACCGTAAGTCGCCGCGACCCCTGCGCTCAGACCGATCTCTCCCACGTCTTCGCCGTTGATCTTCAGGCGGTGGACCACCTTGCCCGAGATCGTGTGCTCCATGATGCCGCCCGCCGTGCCGGCTTTGGCGTGATAGCCGATCAGCATCGCCGCGTCGAAGCTTGAGCCCACGCCGATCATCATGCCGTCGGTGCCCGCGCCGTGGCCCGAAACCATGCGTGCGCCGGGCTCAAGCCTATCGACGAGGATGTTCTTGCTGTTGCCGTGAGAATCGCGCAGCACGATCTCCTTCGCGCCGGCATCTTTCGCGCCGCGGATGGCGGCATTCACGTCGTCGGTCATGCGCTCCCGGGCGAACTGGAAATCGTAGGTGGAAGGGTTCGGCCCTCCGCACTGCGACCAACTGACGAGCCCAGTAATGCCCTCGATGTCGACGGAAATGAAGACCTTCATGGGTAGGGAGGTTACCGGAATGCTCCGCTAATCCCCCAACACCGCCCTAGCAATCACCACCCGCTGGATCTCTGAGGTTCCCTCGTAGATTTCCGTGATGCGCTGGTCGCGGTAGAGGCGCTCTACCTTGAACTCCTTCATGAACCCGTAGCCGCCGTGGATCTGCAGCGCCTTGTGGCAAACCCGATGCGCCATCTCGCTGCAAAAGAGCTTGGTGATCGCCGATTCCTTCGTGTGCCGGAGGTGCTGGTCCTTCATCCACGCGGTGCGGTAGAGCATGGTCTTGGCCACTTCGACCTCGGTTGCCATGTCCGCGATCATGAACTGCAGCGCCTGAAAGTCCGCCAGCCTTTGCCCGAACTGCTTGCGGTCTTTGGCGTACTTCACCGCCTCCTCAAGCGCACCCTCGGCGATGCCGACCGCTTGCGCCGCGATGCCGATACGGCCGCCGTCGAGAGTGGTCAGGGCGACGTTGAGGCCCTTGTTCTCAACCCCCAGCAGGCAGGAAGCGGGAACACGGCAGTTGTCGAAGACCATCTCAGTCGTACTGCTCGTTCGGATGCCTAGCTTGTTCTCATGCTTGCCGACCTTGAAGCCAGGTGAAGAGCTGGGGAGGAGGAAAGCGGAAACTCCCTTGGCGCCCTTGTCCGGATCGGTCTGAAAGAACGCGATGATGGCATCAGCGATCCCGCCGTTCGTCGTGAAGTTCTTGGTGCCGTTCAAGATGAAGTCGTCGCCATCGCGGACCGCTGAAGCGTGAAGCGAACCGGGGTCGCTGCCCGCGCCGCCTTCCGTGAGCGAGAAGCAACCGAACCACTCGCCGGTGGCCAGCTTGGGAAGGTAAGTCTGCTTCTGCTCCTCGGTGCCCCATTTGACGATGGTGTCGTTGACCAGGGAGTTCTGCACGGAGACGCCCACCGAGGTCCCCGCGTCTACCTTGCTGAGCTCGATCATTACGCCCACGTAGGCGATCGCGCCCAGGTTTGTCCCGCCGTACTGTTCCGGCACCGTCATGCCTAGGAAACCTAGGGCACCAAGCTCCCGCAGGGCCTCAAGGTTGACCTCCTGCTTTTCGTCCAGTTCCTGGACCGCAGGCTCAAGCCGCTTTTCGGCGAACTTGCGGGCCTCGTCCCAGATCAATTGATGTTCTTCGCTAATCGAAAAGTCCATGTGCGCCTCACAACGAGTGAGTAGTATTGGAGCCTATTTGGGAGTGCGCGGGCTTGCCCGCGCCTTAACCCGACTTCACCAAGATTCTGTCAGGTCCGGCTCTCCGAAAGCGCGGGCAAGCCCGCGCACTCCCATACCTATACTTCCTGTGCCCGATGATCCTGGACCCAATCCTGAATATAGGTAATGATCGCGCTCGGGTCATCTCCGGGGCCGAAGAGCTTTCCAACGCCTAGATCGGCTAGCGTTTCCTGGTCCTTGGTCGGGATGATGCCCCCGCCCGTGAGCAGCCGGTCACCGATCCCCTCCTGCAGCATGAGCTCTCGGACCCTCCTGAAGTGCGTCATGTGGGCCCCGGACAGAACCGATAGCCCGATCACGTCGGCGTCTTCTTCGAGGGCCGCCGCCACGATCGCCTCAGGCGTTTGCCGAAGGCCCAGATAGACGACCTCCATGCCCGCTTCGACGAGCGACCGCGCCACGACCTTGGCGCCACGATCGTGCCCGTCCAGCCCAGGCTTGGCGACGACGACTTTGATCCTCTGCTTCGTTGCTGTCATTCCAGTTTCCAATCTCGTCCAAGGCTCCCACAATCAGGGGCCCGTAGCCGCAGGCTTCAGCCTGCGCACACGTCATTCCATTCCCTCAATAGAAAGCCGTCTCCCGATACTCGCCGAACACGCGGATGAGCGTTGCCGAGATTTCGCCAAGGGTGACGTAGTGCCGCGAACAATCGAGCAGATGCGGGATCAGGTTCTCCTTGGTC carries:
- a CDS encoding pyruvate dehydrogenase (acetyl-transferring) E1 component subunit alpha, which encodes MAQQAEFNLMHAPADLEHLYRQMLYIRHFEEKTLVAFRQGKAGGYLHVYSGMEALCCGWLNVIRQGYDYVITAYRDHGHAIVLGTDPVAVMAEIMGRKGGTSAGKGGSMHLYDIKRGFFGGWGIVGGHNALGAGLALAAKYRGEDRVTLCYLGDGASNAGVFFETLNMAALWQLPIVFIIENNFYAMGTALERHAADPDLSKRGIPFGIPHERLDSQDLLQVMKDAERIVEHVRTKGGPYLVEALCYRFEGHGAADHDRGLYRSKEEEQEWLKRDPIKLLEKHFEENNLMTREKMEAIDEEMRDAAERVYAEADAMPHPDPAEVYDNVYSDMGPEVGH
- a CDS encoding alpha-ketoacid dehydrogenase subunit beta, with product MSTATLTYRDAVRQALIEEMDRDPSVFVMGEDIGKYKGTFRVTDGLYEKYCQTPKDWLREPFHPELNDGIGRRIIDTPIVEPGIVGLANGAAMAGLRPVVEMMTMSFSILALDQIINHAAKIHYMTNGEISCPIVVRGPGGAANQLSAQHSHSIEGWYAHVPGLKVVAPAFPADAKGMLKAAIRDDNPVIFTENPGLYGIKGEVSDDPNTLLEFGKANVVRVGKDITLVAYSRMVHTCLKAAETLASDGIDAEVVDVRSLLPLDTERIFASVRKTHRAVVVYEDWKSGGFGAEIAARIGEHCFDDLDAPVSRVGGLNVPMPYSRVLELECIPNEGNVVEAVRKLG
- a CDS encoding ankyrin repeat domain-containing protein, coding for MLQDFVIYAHSDLDMTRKLLDREPALLNGMMDWGSGDWESALGGASHMGRHDIVDFLLERGARMDIFCATMKGQLEAVKAFLTLQPKLIDARGPHGFNLHFHAQLAGKRADEMVAYLQSVKKIDLKPNPFLKGGG
- a CDS encoding DUF5615 family PIN-like protein, giving the protein MRFLIDNNLSARLAPCLKELGIEASHVRALGLQASADSEVVQAALESGSVLVTADSDFPEMLALSGATGPSVLYLTGDYPTQPEPLAILLANQVALIEKELDEGAVVALSSQRMRLRKLPI
- a CDS encoding DUF433 domain-containing protein; this encodes MGFARITVNPEQMGGEPCIRNLRMPVATLVRLVADGWTREQILMDWPDLEAEDITEALRFASEATRTRSYKVN
- a CDS encoding AMP-binding protein; the encoded protein is MQKLTQSYVHGASTVPLIGDTIGIHFDQAAARWPDREALVIRHQGIRWTYVELQKQVDAFAAGLLALGLRPGDRLGIWSLNCAEWVVTQFATAKAGIILVNINPAYRLSELEFVLNTVECKALVTARRFKTSDYLGMVRTLAPELETSAPGELRCEKLPNLQVVICIGDDPEAGVLRFQDVAPLATDVHCQALASLQTQLQFDDPINIQFTSGTTGTPKGATLTHHNILNNGFFVGEAMRLSEQDKICIPVPLYHCFGMVLGNLACVTHGSTMVYPSEAFDPLAVLETVQEERCTALHGVPTMFIAELEQPRFSEFDLSSLRTGIMAGAPCPIEVMKQVVDRMNMRQVTIAYGMTETSPASFQSAVDDSIEKRVSTVGRVHPHIEVKIVDHEGRIVPPGVPGELVTRGYSVMLGYWGDPDRTREVIDRAHWMHTGDLATLDEDGYGNIVGRIKDMVIRGGENIYPREIEEYLYRHPKVQDVQVFGVPDEKYGEEICAWIILHHSEEATAEEIQAFCKGQIAHYKIPRYIRFMDSYPTTVTGKVQKYLMRKAMIEELNLAVAQTA
- a CDS encoding BON domain-containing protein, producing MIRSAALLLIVLLPLGCSMSDDEVRQKTGDAAVAAKRAAEQAGDKLKVGATIVGEKAKEGAAAMSEMGKRAYDEAAAKGRQAMEEAGGTLSDAALKAKMAAGFKLVAGLNASGVAVDVREGKVFLSGTVPTLLDKMKAEGVAYGVTGDSSKFESKIEVKGKE